The candidate division WOR-3 bacterium nucleotide sequence ATTTTATTATTTCGCAGGCACCGGATAGATGACGGGCGTGTTTTAATATATTATGTCCGATCTTGGGGTGCTCTTTGACTATTTCATATTCTTCTTCAGTTAGGGGGCTTGGTTTAGTCAATACTGAATCGCTTATGCCGATTTTTCCAATGTCATGTAAATATCCAGCATAATCAAGTTCTTCTATCTCTTCGGGTGGAAGTTTTAACTTTCGCGCTATTTTCAATGCATACTTTCTCACCCTTTCTGAATGTCCTGATGTATATGGGTCTTTTGCCTCAATCGCCGAAACAAGGGTTTTGATACTATCAAGATAACTCTGTTTCAAAGAAGAGTATAACTCGCTGTTCTGTATGGCGATAGATGCCTGATTAGCAACCAGTATTAAAAGTTCTAAATCTTTTTCGCTAAATGCATTTTTTTTATAACTTTCAATATTAATAACACCGATTATTTTTTCACCTATCTTTAATGGAACAGCAATTTCAGATTGTGTTTTTTTGTCAAAAATATAATAGTAGTGATTTTTTGAGACATCATTCGCAATGTAGGGCTTACCAGTTTGCGCAACATAACCGGTTATGCCCTGTCCTAAATTGAGTCTCAATCTTGACTGTATCTTTTTTGAATAGGGTTTTTCCGCAGCCCTAATCACAAGTTGTTTTGTTCGCTGATCAATTAAAGCAACGGCAGCCCTTTCATAATTTAAAGTTTCTTTAAGATGCCTCACAATATGCTGTAATAGAAGCTCAAGGTCAAGGATTGAAGAAATTTCTTGACTTATTT carries:
- a CDS encoding HD domain-containing phosphohydrolase; amino-acid sequence: MKLYPHKPGLKFIDVFDVAVINPYYKLLFKNLNAVIYIIDRKGRIIYLNDFVEKISHYKVKELLGKHFKYIVAPESIYTARKTFLQQLKGKDIKPYELVVLDKNRKKIHLKTSEHIIFKENKVQAIMGIATDITEHKELTMELSQMVKELYLLQQISQEISSILDLELLLQHIVRHLKETLNYERAAVALIDQRTKQLVIRAAEKPYSKKIQSRLRLNLGQGITGYVAQTGKPYIANDVSKNHYYYIFDKKTQSEIAVPLKIGEKIIGVINIESYKKNAFSEKDLELLILVANQASIAIQNSELYSSLKQSYLDSIKTLVSAIEAKDPYTSGHSERVRKYALKIARKLKLPPEEIEELDYAGYLHDIGKIGISDSVLTKPSPLTEEEYEIVKEHPKIGHNILKHARHLSGACEIIKYEHERYDGNGYPNGLKRNEIPIGARIIAVADAYDAMTTDRPYRKALSKNEAIKRLKEGSGTQFDPKVVRAFLSILKK